A stretch of Linepithema humile isolate Giens D197 chromosome 3, Lhum_UNIL_v1.0, whole genome shotgun sequence DNA encodes these proteins:
- the LOC136998989 gene encoding uncharacterized protein, with the protein KSSATRPRTLEGVKQRFRKVYSLRQLRRWEIQVNQGGSRFEKLKQISEYTLNNFHTALENRIIVHDADLARWAIRAQENLNVPEFTALSRWIRKFKIIHNIVSRKITKFIRKTSIMSNVDFEEKCNTFIENVKNQIIEYGVENIYNSDQNGFQLELHAGRTLAYKGTKKIESAVQSVSATTHSYTIQPTVSADGRLLSPLFIVLKEVSGTFGPRVQETMFKAPNIFVTTSKSGKLTAHHFKIWLQDVFFPNVGPKSVLLLDSWTKLWSLSKYYSRI; encoded by the coding sequence AAAAGCAGTGCAACAAGGCCAAGAACATTAGAAGGAGTAAAACAAAGATTTCGGAAAGTATATTCATTACGTCAATTACGACGATGGGAAATTCAAGTGAATCAAGGTGGCAgtagattcgaaaaattaaaacaaatttcggaatatacattaaataattttcatacagctcttgaaaatagaattattgttcACGACGCTGATTTAGCTCGATGGGCTATTCGGGCacaggaaaatttaaatgtaccagAATTTACAGCTTTATCGCGATGGatacgaaaatttaaaataatacataatattgtatctcgtaaaataacaaaatttataagaaaaacatctATAATGTCTAACGtcgattttgaagaaaaatgtaacacatttattgaaaacgttaaaaatcaaataatagaatatggagttgaaaatatttacaacagtgATCAAAACGGATTCCAATTAGAACTTCATGCCGGTCGTACATTGGCATATAAAGgaacaaaaaagattgaatctgCAGTACAATCCGTATCGGCAACTACGCATAGCTATACTATACAACCTACTGTTTCAGCCGATGGTAGATTATTATCGCctctttttattgtactgAAAGAAGTTAGTGGAACATTTGGTCCCAGAGTGCAAGAAACAATGTTTAAGGCacctaatatttttgttacgacTTCGAAATCCGGAAAATTAACAGCgcatcattttaaaatttggttgCAAGACgtattttttccaaatgtaggtccaaaatctgttttactaCTAGATTCATGGACTAAACTTTGGTCATTgtccaaatattattcaagaatctAA
- the LOC136998709 gene encoding uncharacterized protein: MVRLSLRHILCTGYIQTSEKGNVLCPETESLINPPSKFVKTMENFMSESHTVIQHDIDPEDELLMEDTKILEEYDNIEDQENINPLNFYDQNAIAFFAGYVARRSIAKTNCDNCRNIMMKTPMDYATENEKYIEFREYPNIDEDAPTVTKLIRPTAVFTKVVETQLIAFNQKWQNYWASSQILNKITNECVDLTNKIHCGWFDKNDACYNHRLQALKYMINVKLYSRTRYNNRANKKGSASCRKVKNFLNK, from the coding sequence ATGGTTCGTCTTTCTCTTAGACATATACTCTGTACAGGATATATTCAAACAAGTGAAAAAGGCAATGTTCTGTGCCCAGAAACGGAATCTCTTATTAATCCACCGAGTAAATTCGTAAAGACAATGGAAAATTTCATGAGTGAAAGTCATACTGTTATACAACATGATATTGATCCTGAAGATGAACTGCTTATGGAAGATACAAAAATTCTCGAAGAATATGATAATATCGAAGATCAGGAAAATATAAATCCGCTTAACTTTTATGATCAAAATGCTATTGCATTTTTCGCTGGATATGTAGCTCGACGAAGCATTGCGAAAACAAATTGCGATAATTGTCGCAATATTATGATGAAAACGCCAATGGATTACGCAACGGaaaatgaaaagtatataGAATTTAGAGAATATCCAAACATAGACGAAGACGCTCCTactgtaacaaaattaatacgaCCAACAGCTGTTTTTACCAAAGTGGTTGAAACACAATTAATAGCATTTAATCAGAAGTGGCAAAATTATTGGGCTTCCTCAcaaattttgaacaaaataacCAATGAATGCGTAGatttaacgaataaaatacattgtgGATGGTTCGATAAAAACGATGCGTGCTACAATCATCGACTTCAAGCGCTGAAATATATGATTAACGTTAAACTATATTCTCGTACGAGATATAATAATCGTGCTAATAAAAAAGGCAGCGCATCTTGCAGAAAAgtcaaaaactttttaaataaataa